The Methanohalophilus portucalensis DNA window TATAGGAATTGAAACGATTGTTGCTTATTCCAGGGAAATCAGTCAGGCAGGCACTGTGATTCTCAATGGACCTGCCGGGGTTTCCGAATTTGATGGGTTTGAACTGGGGACCTATGAAATTGTAAAAGCTGCCACTGAAGCCGATTACTCTATTGCAGGAGGCGGCCATATTTCTGCCGAGGTGCGGAATATGGGTTTCGATCACAGTTTTTCCCATATAAGTACAGGAGGCGGCTCATGCATCGACTATCTTGCAGGCACTCCTCTGCCGGCAATCGAAGCCCTTAAAAAAGCTGCTGTCATAATATCAAAACACGATTGAGTGGAGGTAATATTATGCTTGGCCTGGATGAAGGCAAGATGGCGGTAAACCTTGCCCGCAATACTATCACTGAATTTCTTGAGAGCGGTACTAAGCTTGATCCGGATTCTATAACCCTCTCTCCGGTCTTTGAAGAGGAGCGCGGCGTTTTCGTAACCCTCTCCATGGAAGGAGATTTGAGAGGCTGTATTGGTCATCCCTATCCAGATTCATCCCTGAAGGATGCAATTGTTGATTCTGCCATTTCAGCATCAACAAGGGATCCGCGTTTTCCTCCTGTAAAGTTGCAGGAGATGTCTGTAATCACGGTCGAAGTTACCGTCCTGACCCCGCCTGAAAAGATTGATGCGGCTCCTG harbors:
- a CDS encoding TIGR00296 family protein, which encodes MLGLDEGKMAVNLARNTITEFLESGTKLDPDSITLSPVFEEERGVFVTLSMEGDLRGCIGHPYPDSSLKDAIVDSAISASTRDPRFPPVKLQEMSVITVEVTVLTPPEKIDAAPEDLPGLIEIGRHGLIVKQGFYQGLLLPQVAPEQGFNAVDFLSHTCIKAGLAPDAWLTGAEVYWFEGQVFSEGSPEGQIVEKQF